Proteins co-encoded in one Brassica rapa cultivar Chiifu-401-42 chromosome A02, CAAS_Brap_v3.01, whole genome shotgun sequence genomic window:
- the LOC103854084 gene encoding nicotinate-nucleotide pyrophosphorylase [carboxylating], chloroplastic, translating into MISVSRLLSPQFYAIQQRSVLKMSASATQTAGGGVSHGSMAIKPPSHPTYDLKAVIELALAEDAGDTGDVTCMATIPFDMEVEACFLAKEDGIVAGIALAEMIFEQVDPSLKVEWMRKDGDYVHKGLKFGKVTGNAHKIVVAERVVLNFMQRMSGIATLTKLMADAAYPARILETRKTAPGLRLVDKWAVLIGGGKNHRMGLFDMVMIKDNHISAAGGIINAIRSVDEYLTLKNLEMDVEVETRTLEEVREVLEYVSGSKTRVSRIMLDNMVVPLENGDVDVTMLKDAVELINGRVETEASGNVTIETVHKIGQSGVTFISSGALTHSVKALDISLKIDTELALEVGRRTKRA; encoded by the exons ATGATCTCTGTCTCCCGGTTGCTGTCGCCTCAATTCTACGCTATTCAACAAAG GAGCGTCTTGAAAATGTCTGCTTCTGCGACTCAAACGGCCGGAGGAGGAGTCTCTCACGGGTCCATGGCGATAAAGCCTCCTTCACACCCTACTTACGATTTGAAAGCAGTCATCGAACTAGCTCTAGCTGAAGATGCTGGTGACACAG GAGATGTAACGTGTATGGCTACGATACCGTTTGATATGGAGGTGGAAGCTTGTTTCTTAGCTAAGGAAGATGGGATTGTTGCTGGAATTGCTCTTGCTGAGATGATCTTTGAGCAAGTTGATCCTTCTTTGAAG GTGGAGTGGATGCGGAAGGATGGAGATTATGTTCATAAAGGGTTAAAGTTTGGGAAAGTGACAGGAAATGCTCATAAGATTGTTGTTGCTGaaagagttgtgctcaactttaTGCAGAGAATGAGCGGTATCGCCACCCTTACCAAG TTAATGGCGGATGCGGCATACCCTGCACGTATACTGGAGACAAGAAAAACTGCTCCTGGTTTGCGATTGGTAGACAAATGGGCGGTGCTGATTGGTGGAGGGAAGAATCATAGGATGGGACTATTTGACATGGTGATGATAAAAGATAACCATATCTCAGCTGCAGGAGGTATAATAAACGCTATTAGATCTGTTGACGAGTATCTAACGCTAAAGAATCTCGAAATGGATGTTGAG GTGGAGACACGGACGCTTGAGGAAGTGAGGGAAGTGTTGGAGTATGTGAGTGGGTCCAAGACTAGGGTGTCGAGAATAATGCTGGACAATATGGTAGTACCGTTAGAGAATGGAGACGTTGATGTCACCATGCTTAAAGATGCGGTTGAGCTAATCAATGGGAGAGTCGAGACAGAG GCTTCAGGCAACGTTACAATTGAGACAGTACACAAGATTGGACAAAGTGGAGTTACATTCATTAGCAGTGGAGCTCTGACTCATTCGGTTAAAGCGTTGGATATCTCACTGAAGATTGATACAGAGTTGGCTCTTGAGGTCGGAAGAAGGACAAAACGAGCCTAG
- the LOC108870868 gene encoding uncharacterized protein LOC108870868 produces MRIMWKFIMVMCFIALFGSRGSSAARLAIWMMDKEDVGRGFALQNKLQRGPVPPSQPSQCHHRLSPLSRSEVYYPQYVTCP; encoded by the coding sequence ATGAGGATCATGTGGAAGTTCATTATGGTGATGTGTTTTATTGCTTTATTCGGATCAAGAGGAAGCTCTGCGGCGAGGCTGGCGATATGGATGATGGATAAAGAAGATGTAGGAAGAGGGTTTGCTTTGCAAAACAAGCTCCAACGAGGTCCAGTTCCTCCTTCACAACCTTCCCAATGCCACCACAGACTCAGCCCTCTTTCTCGTTCGGAGGTTTATTATCCACAATATGTTACATGTCCTTGA
- the LOC103854082 gene encoding uncharacterized protein LOC103854082, producing the protein MARSCSIWTPVLISLSPMTGESAKVSRRRVILATSVGSPQPLLEANIKEPQKLQVLDSKDVSRRNTLMYLTAGVLGGVNLLHGEAAEARVGRKENRRKALEKLRGKAKESEPKSGDEKKKELDTEIFPLLPPPLQPQALGPLVEANLLP; encoded by the exons ATGGCGAGATCGTGCTCAATATGGACACCTGTTTTGATCTCACTTTCTCCGATGACCGGAGAATCAGCTAAAGTTTCCCGGCGACGGGTGATTTTAGCCACAAGTGTAGGTTCTCCTCAG CCTTTACTTGAAGCAAACATTAAGGAACCGCAGAAGCTTCAAGTTCTTGATTCCAAAGATGTTTCGAGGAGAAACACGTTGATGTATCTAACGGCTGGAGTTCTTGGTGGGGTTAACTTGCTCCATGGTGAAGCAGCAGAAGCTCGAGTAGGGAGAAAGGAGAACAGGAGAAAAGCTCTAGAGAAGCTGAGAGGGAAAGCGAAAGAGTCTGAGCCCAAGTCAGGagatgagaagaagaaagagttaGACACTGAAatatttcctcttcttcctccaccCCTCCAACCACAAGCCCTTGGACCTCTTGTTGAAGCAAACTTGTTGCCATAA